Proteins encoded in a region of the Paucidesulfovibrio longus DSM 6739 genome:
- a CDS encoding bifunctional cobalt-precorrin-7 (C(5))-methyltransferase/cobalt-precorrin-6B (C(15))-methyltransferase — MLGHNAIHVIGMRPGSLELGPREWSILERAQVIAGGKRLLAACALASTPERPIRPERQIPIAGPLDEVVRRIKREAHKRVAVLADGDPLFFGFGRMLVDAFGPDRVVVHPNVTTMQLAASRLHLPWHEIETVSLHGRDDFTPLYAAISRSEKVTVYTDHVHGPSSIAEALLKRGAEGFTLTVMEDLDTPQERIRRLTPEQAWDAEFSPLNVVLLERCHPAETPLHLGVPDHLYMHEKNLITKQAVRATGLGLLGVAPGHTVWDLGAGCGSVAIEASHLADHGLVFAVEKNRRRAGMIRENVRRFSAWLVEVVRGEAPACLENLPEPDRIFIGGGLGPDSGDGDSLLDTACARLKRGGRLVIHCILLESLLRAKASLEKRGWPFGATQIMASTTDPLAGDLRFKAQNPVFILWAEKP; from the coding sequence ATGCTCGGCCACAACGCCATACACGTCATCGGGATGCGCCCCGGCTCCCTGGAGCTGGGACCGCGCGAATGGTCCATCCTGGAGCGCGCCCAGGTCATCGCCGGAGGCAAGCGCCTGCTGGCCGCCTGCGCCCTGGCGTCCACCCCGGAGCGGCCCATCCGCCCCGAACGGCAGATTCCCATTGCCGGCCCGCTGGACGAGGTGGTCCGGCGCATCAAGCGCGAAGCGCACAAGCGCGTGGCCGTGCTCGCGGACGGCGACCCGCTCTTTTTCGGGTTCGGCAGGATGCTCGTGGACGCCTTCGGCCCGGACAGGGTCGTGGTCCATCCCAACGTGACCACCATGCAGCTCGCGGCCTCGCGCCTGCACCTGCCCTGGCATGAGATCGAAACCGTATCCCTGCACGGTCGGGACGACTTCACCCCGCTCTACGCCGCCATTTCCCGCTCGGAAAAGGTCACGGTCTACACGGACCACGTGCACGGGCCGTCCAGCATTGCCGAGGCGCTGCTCAAGCGCGGAGCCGAAGGCTTCACCCTGACCGTGATGGAAGACCTGGACACCCCCCAGGAGCGCATCCGCAGACTTACGCCCGAACAGGCCTGGGACGCGGAATTCTCGCCCCTGAACGTGGTCCTGCTGGAACGCTGCCACCCGGCGGAAACGCCGCTGCATCTGGGCGTTCCCGACCATCTGTACATGCATGAGAAGAACCTGATCACCAAGCAGGCCGTGCGCGCCACAGGACTGGGGCTGCTGGGCGTCGCCCCCGGACACACGGTCTGGGATCTCGGCGCGGGCTGCGGCTCCGTGGCCATCGAAGCCTCCCACCTGGCGGACCACGGACTGGTCTTCGCCGTGGAAAAGAACCGGCGGCGCGCGGGCATGATCCGCGAGAACGTGCGCCGCTTCAGCGCCTGGCTGGTGGAAGTGGTCCGGGGCGAGGCTCCGGCCTGCCTGGAGAACCTGCCCGAACCGGACCGCATCTTCATCGGCGGCGGGCTCGGCCCGGACTCCGGCGACGGCGACTCCCTTCTGGACACGGCCTGCGCCCGGCTCAAGCGCGGCGGGCGGCTGGTGATCCACTGCATCCTGCTCGAATCGCTGCTGCGGGCCAAGGCCAGCCTGGAAAAGCGGGGCTGGCCCTTCGGCGCCACCCAGATCATGGCCTCCACCACGGACCCGCTCGCCGGCGACCTGCGCTTCAAGGCGCAGAACCCGGTCTTCATTCTCTGGGCGGAGAAGCCCTGA
- the cbiD gene encoding cobalt-precorrin-5B (C(1))-methyltransferase CbiD, whose translation MSGLRQGFTTGTAAAAAAKAALLLLLEGRNVPEVDTPLPRSAAVSGDCRPEARLRVPIARGHLEDGGARAVVIKDAGDDPDVTHGAEIHALAHFFPAETPLRVELDGGRGVGRATLPGLAAAVGEAAINPGPREQIESAAREALGDRSGVARVRIEVPEGERLAAKTLNPRLGIVGGISILGSHGIVRPFSHDAWAASVTQALSVARAEGRDMAVFTTGRKSERLYLDLYPDTPERCLVQAADFFGHACRTASEKGFRRIGWSLFFGKLVKQAQGFDNTHARQAEIDFSLLAHWCAEAGAPPELARATAAANTARQVLGLLQSAGEDAALQTLLRALTARAGAEVRRRAPKAEPHFAVFDFNGSVLLATGRD comes from the coding sequence ATGAGCGGACTGCGGCAAGGCTTCACCACGGGCACGGCCGCGGCGGCGGCGGCCAAGGCCGCCCTGCTGCTTCTGCTGGAAGGGCGGAATGTGCCGGAAGTGGACACCCCCCTGCCCCGGAGCGCGGCGGTTTCCGGCGATTGCCGCCCGGAAGCGCGGCTGCGGGTGCCCATTGCCCGCGGCCATCTGGAAGACGGCGGGGCGCGGGCCGTGGTCATCAAGGACGCGGGGGACGACCCCGACGTGACCCACGGCGCGGAAATTCACGCCCTGGCGCATTTTTTCCCGGCTGAAACTCCGCTTCGCGTGGAGCTGGACGGCGGGCGCGGCGTGGGCCGGGCGACTCTGCCAGGACTGGCCGCGGCCGTGGGCGAAGCCGCCATCAATCCCGGCCCGCGCGAGCAGATCGAAAGCGCTGCCCGCGAGGCACTGGGCGACCGAAGCGGAGTGGCCCGCGTGCGCATCGAGGTGCCGGAGGGCGAGCGGCTGGCGGCAAAAACCCTCAATCCGCGCCTCGGCATCGTCGGGGGCATCTCCATCCTCGGCTCCCACGGCATTGTCCGCCCCTTCAGCCACGACGCCTGGGCGGCCTCCGTGACCCAGGCCCTGAGCGTGGCCCGCGCCGAAGGCCGCGACATGGCCGTGTTCACCACGGGCCGCAAGAGCGAGCGGCTCTACCTCGATCTTTACCCGGACACGCCGGAGCGCTGCCTTGTCCAGGCCGCGGACTTCTTCGGCCACGCCTGCCGCACCGCCTCGGAAAAGGGATTTCGCCGCATCGGCTGGTCCCTGTTCTTCGGCAAGCTGGTCAAGCAGGCCCAGGGGTTCGACAACACCCACGCGCGGCAGGCAGAAATCGATTTTTCGCTGCTGGCGCACTGGTGCGCCGAGGCCGGAGCCCCGCCGGAACTCGCCCGCGCGACCGCCGCCGCGAACACGGCCCGCCAGGTGCTCGGCCTGCTCCAGTCCGCGGGCGAAGACGCGGCCCTGCAAACGCTGCTGCGCGCCCTGACAGCGCGCGCCGGGGCCGAGGTGCGCCGCCGTGCGCCCAAGGCCGAACCCCACTTCGCGGTTTTCGACTTCAACGGCTCCGTTCTGCTCGCAACAGGGCGGGATTAG
- a CDS encoding SDR family oxidoreductase: MSTVLVTGATGYVGGRLAPLLLERGHHVRAAARSLGKLRARHWSGHERCALVQADVFDPQSLKDALAGCDAAYYLVHSMGAAGQDFAERDRVAAQNFLEAAEAAGVERIIYLGGLGDDSPDLSHHLQSRAEVGRILQSGTPRTTWLRAAVILGSGSASFEIIRYLVDRLPVMITPRWVNTPCQPIAISDVLAYLAGCLENPATAGLTLDIGGPEQLSYRELFRIYAEEAGLRPRLILAVPVLTPTLSAHWVNLITPVPRSLVTPLIEGLRNKVLCKDERILDLVPIARTTCRQALREALNRLAMQTVETCCFDAGNACAPEWSACHDAPFAGGDTLESSWSVRLGCGPEQAWKPVARIGGDTGWYFGDGLWALRGFFDKIIGGPGLRRGRRHPVEIREGDALDFWRVADVAENERLLLVAEMKLPGEALLEFRLRPANAEENGTDAAQTATDLEMRARFLPRGLAGLLYWWSMYPFHVLIFRNMLRNLARAAQAPVLDGPTPLPPASRRGGKNKTAGRE; encoded by the coding sequence ATGAGCACGGTACTCGTCACTGGAGCGACCGGATACGTGGGCGGCAGGCTCGCGCCGCTCCTGCTGGAACGCGGCCACCACGTCCGCGCGGCGGCCCGCTCGCTGGGCAAGCTGCGGGCGCGGCATTGGAGCGGGCATGAACGCTGCGCCCTGGTCCAGGCCGACGTCTTCGACCCGCAGAGTCTGAAGGACGCCCTGGCGGGCTGCGACGCGGCCTATTACCTCGTGCATTCCATGGGCGCGGCAGGGCAGGATTTCGCCGAGCGCGACCGGGTCGCCGCGCAGAACTTCCTGGAGGCCGCCGAGGCCGCCGGAGTGGAGCGCATCATCTACCTGGGCGGGCTGGGCGACGACTCCCCGGACCTCAGCCACCACCTGCAATCGCGGGCCGAGGTGGGACGCATCCTGCAAAGCGGGACGCCCAGGACGACATGGCTCCGGGCGGCCGTGATCCTCGGCTCCGGCAGCGCCTCCTTCGAAATCATCCGCTACCTCGTGGACCGTCTGCCCGTGATGATAACGCCCCGCTGGGTGAACACGCCCTGCCAGCCCATCGCCATTTCCGACGTGCTCGCCTACCTCGCGGGCTGCCTGGAAAACCCGGCCACCGCCGGGCTGACCCTGGACATCGGCGGCCCGGAACAGCTGAGCTACCGCGAACTGTTCCGCATCTACGCCGAGGAGGCCGGGCTTCGTCCCCGGCTGATCCTGGCAGTGCCCGTGCTCACGCCCACGCTCTCGGCCCACTGGGTCAACCTGATCACTCCCGTGCCGCGCAGCCTGGTCACTCCGCTCATCGAAGGGCTGCGCAACAAGGTGCTCTGCAAGGACGAGCGCATCCTGGATCTCGTGCCCATCGCCCGGACCACCTGCCGCCAGGCCCTGCGGGAGGCGCTGAACCGGCTGGCCATGCAGACCGTGGAAACCTGCTGCTTCGACGCGGGCAATGCCTGCGCCCCGGAGTGGTCCGCCTGCCACGACGCGCCCTTTGCCGGAGGCGACACCCTGGAATCGTCCTGGAGCGTGCGCCTGGGCTGCGGGCCGGAACAGGCCTGGAAACCCGTGGCCCGCATCGGAGGCGACACGGGCTGGTATTTCGGCGACGGGCTCTGGGCCTTGCGCGGATTCTTCGACAAGATCATCGGCGGGCCGGGCCTGCGGCGCGGCAGGAGGCACCCCGTGGAGATCCGCGAGGGAGACGCCCTGGATTTCTGGCGCGTTGCCGACGTGGCCGAGAACGAACGCCTGCTGCTCGTGGCCGAGATGAAGCTGCCGGGCGAGGCCCTGCTGGAATTCCGGCTGCGGCCCGCGAACGCGGAAGAAAACGGCACGGACGCCGCGCAGACCGCCACGGACCTGGAGATGCGCGCCCGCTTCCTGCCGCGCGGACTGGCCGGGCTGCTCTATTGGTGGTCCATGTATCCCTTCCATGTGCTGATTTTCAGGAACATGCTCCGCAATCTGGCCAGGGCGGCCCAGGCCCCCGTGCTCGACGGCCCGACCCCGCTGCCCCCGGCCTCCCGGCGGGGCGGAAAGAACAAGACGGCCGGACGCGAATGA
- a CDS encoding substrate-binding periplasmic protein translates to MTYDAAGRPVRDVAPLQQTIRCFGAAVLLLSLFLPVPACPAAAQDAENPPPDSAAPLVLGVVNIHYPPFFVFRGDRVSGLCIERLDRALALLGLRAEYRPLPWNRILDLARSGEIDGVAGLLWNQERQEFLEYVNVPLAKQYDRLFTRKGQNPFWDGTLESLAGVPISTVLGYSYGQEFDSASFLDKHPSINDARMVRMVLEGRYPLGIGPASVVRSHARTLNMEDRLVFLDPPVAENPLFLALSRKAGRSALLPALFRALRRVSDPDSGLDSGLDSGRDSTELPATP, encoded by the coding sequence ATGACTTACGACGCAGCAGGACGCCCAGTGCGGGACGTTGCGCCCCTTCAGCAAACAATCCGCTGTTTCGGGGCCGCGGTTCTCCTGCTGTCGCTGTTCCTGCCGGTCCCGGCCTGCCCGGCTGCGGCCCAGGACGCCGAAAACCCGCCCCCAGACTCGGCCGCCCCCCTTGTCCTCGGCGTGGTCAACATCCACTACCCGCCCTTCTTCGTTTTCCGCGGCGACCGGGTTTCCGGCCTTTGCATCGAACGCCTGGACCGCGCCCTGGCCCTGCTCGGCCTGCGCGCCGAGTACCGCCCCCTGCCCTGGAACCGCATCCTGGACCTGGCCCGCAGCGGAGAGATCGACGGCGTGGCCGGGCTGCTGTGGAACCAGGAACGCCAGGAATTTCTGGAATACGTGAATGTGCCCCTGGCCAAGCAATACGACCGGCTCTTCACCCGCAAGGGGCAGAATCCGTTCTGGGACGGCACCCTGGAAAGCCTGGCCGGAGTGCCCATCTCCACGGTGCTCGGCTACTCCTACGGCCAGGAGTTCGACAGCGCGAGCTTTCTCGACAAACACCCTTCCATCAACGACGCCCGCATGGTCCGCATGGTCCTGGAGGGACGCTACCCTCTGGGAATCGGCCCGGCCAGCGTGGTCCGCTCCCATGCCCGGACCCTGAACATGGAAGACCGGCTCGTGTTCCTGGATCCTCCCGTGGCCGAGAACCCCTTGTTTCTGGCCCTTTCCCGCAAGGCCGGACGCAGCGCCCTGCTCCCGGCGCTGTTCCGGGCGCTGCGCCGCGTTTCGGACCCGGATTCGGGCCTGGATTCGGGCCTGGATTCGGGGAGGGATTCCACGGAACTCCCCGCGACTCCCTGA
- a CDS encoding NAD(P)H-dependent glycerol-3-phosphate dehydrogenase, translating to MNTENSTAKRVTVLGAGAWGTTLADMLARNGVPTTLWVRETDLAERMRAELVNDVFLPGVALSPALNVESDPATALRGADVYLLVVPSQFTRSTLAAFHDLFPQHPVIVCASKGIELDSLAPMSRVVAETLEDKAPRYASLSGPSFAAEVCRDMPTSVALGCADLDLARELRELFSTPFFRVYSTPDFRGVELGGAVKNVIALAAGMSDGLGFGHDARAALITRGLAEMSRLGAAMGAQERTFMGLSGMGDLVLTCTGDLSRNRQVGLKIGQGRKLDEIIGEMKAVAEGVKTAASLHALAKKLGVELPITEQVHRILYEDVEPRAAVTELMSRALKDE from the coding sequence ATGAACACCGAAAACAGCACTGCAAAACGCGTTACCGTCCTCGGCGCCGGAGCCTGGGGAACGACCCTGGCCGACATGCTCGCCCGCAACGGCGTGCCCACCACGCTCTGGGTCCGCGAGACCGACCTTGCCGAGCGCATGCGCGCCGAGCTGGTCAACGACGTGTTTCTGCCGGGCGTCGCGCTCAGCCCCGCCCTGAACGTGGAGAGCGACCCGGCCACGGCCCTGCGCGGCGCGGACGTGTACCTGCTGGTGGTGCCGAGCCAGTTCACCCGCTCGACCCTGGCCGCGTTCCACGACCTCTTTCCGCAGCATCCGGTCATCGTCTGCGCCAGCAAGGGCATCGAGCTGGACAGCCTCGCGCCCATGTCCCGCGTGGTGGCCGAAACCCTTGAGGACAAGGCCCCGCGCTACGCCTCCCTTTCCGGCCCGTCCTTCGCGGCCGAGGTCTGCCGCGACATGCCCACCTCCGTGGCCCTGGGCTGCGCGGACCTGGACCTGGCCCGCGAGCTGCGCGAGCTGTTTTCCACCCCCTTTTTCCGCGTCTATTCCACCCCGGACTTCCGCGGCGTGGAGCTGGGCGGCGCGGTCAAGAACGTCATCGCCCTTGCTGCGGGCATGTCCGACGGCCTCGGCTTCGGCCACGACGCCCGCGCCGCGCTGATCACCAGGGGACTCGCCGAGATGAGCCGCCTGGGCGCGGCCATGGGCGCGCAGGAGCGCACGTTCATGGGCCTTTCCGGCATGGGCGACCTCGTGCTGACCTGCACGGGCGACCTCTCCCGCAACCGCCAGGTGGGCCTGAAGATCGGCCAGGGACGCAAGCTGGACGAGATCATCGGCGAGATGAAGGCCGTGGCCGAAGGCGTCAAGACCGCCGCCTCGCTGCACGCGCTGGCCAAAAAGCTGGGCGTGGAGCTGCCCATCACCGAGCAGGTCCACCGGATTCTCTATGAAGACGTGGAGCCGCGCGCAGCCGTGACGGAACTGATGAGCCGCGCGCTCAAGGACGAATAG
- the ahbB gene encoding siroheme decarboxylase subunit beta, translated as MSRPQFTETEQRILALAGGDLGRGAAPFKDIADAVGVEESEVVELLRRLKDEGVARRFGATLRHQKAGYGHNAMVAWKAGDRDPDELGKLFSSRPEISHVYRRRTYPEWQYDFYTMMHGKNPGDCARTAAELSAITGITEYTMVNSIKELKKSSMRYFKWEKPSDD; from the coding sequence ATGTCCAGACCGCAATTCACGGAAACCGAACAACGGATATTGGCTCTGGCCGGGGGTGATCTCGGCCGGGGAGCCGCGCCCTTCAAGGATATCGCCGACGCCGTGGGCGTGGAGGAGTCCGAGGTGGTGGAGCTGCTCCGCAGGCTCAAGGACGAGGGCGTCGCCCGCCGCTTCGGCGCGACCCTGCGCCACCAGAAGGCGGGCTACGGCCACAACGCCATGGTGGCCTGGAAAGCGGGCGACCGCGATCCGGACGAGCTGGGCAAGCTGTTCTCGTCCCGTCCCGAGATCAGCCACGTCTACCGCCGCCGGACCTATCCGGAATGGCAGTACGATTTCTACACCATGATGCACGGCAAGAATCCCGGCGACTGCGCCAGGACCGCCGCGGAGCTGTCCGCGATCACGGGCATCACGGAGTACACGATGGTCAACAGCATCAAGGAGCTGAAGAAGAGCTCCATGCGTTATTTCAAATGGGAGAAACCGAGCGATGACTGA
- the hemL gene encoding glutamate-1-semialdehyde 2,1-aminomutase, whose protein sequence is MTDSKSLFERAVNVLPGGVNSPVRACRSVGCDPIFVARAKGSRMWTADGKELVDYVMSWGPMLLGHAHPAVEEAAIKAVEAGASFGAPCEAEVDLAELLCEILPSVDMVRMVNSGTEATMSALRLARAYTGRDKIIKFHGGYHGHSDCFLASAGSGVATLSIPGTPGVPESFVAGTLLAHYNDLPAVRRLFEDNPGEVAAIFVEPVAGNMGCVLPGEGWHEGLRALCDEFGALLVFDEVITGFRVDLGGAQKRFGITPDLTCLGKIIGGGFPVGCYGGKREIMERIAPCGDVYQAGTLSGNPVAMAAGLATLRELARQDYAALEARTLAFATELKAIIESKGLPATLNHIASIFTLFLAEGPVTDFPSASKADGKAYASFYGQMRQAGVNLAPSGFECAFTSFAHTEEDYAKTLDAARRAQL, encoded by the coding sequence ATGACTGATTCCAAGAGCCTTTTCGAACGCGCCGTCAACGTCCTGCCCGGCGGGGTGAACAGCCCTGTGCGCGCCTGCCGCAGCGTCGGGTGCGACCCGATCTTCGTGGCCCGCGCCAAGGGGTCCAGGATGTGGACCGCCGACGGCAAGGAACTGGTGGACTACGTCATGAGCTGGGGGCCCATGCTCCTGGGCCACGCCCACCCCGCGGTGGAAGAGGCCGCCATCAAGGCCGTCGAGGCCGGAGCCAGCTTCGGCGCGCCCTGCGAGGCCGAGGTGGATCTGGCCGAACTGCTCTGCGAGATTCTGCCCTCGGTGGACATGGTCCGCATGGTCAACTCCGGCACCGAGGCGACCATGAGCGCCCTGCGCCTTGCCCGCGCCTATACGGGCCGGGACAAGATCATCAAGTTCCACGGCGGCTACCACGGCCACAGCGACTGCTTCCTGGCCTCGGCCGGGTCCGGCGTGGCCACGCTTTCCATTCCCGGCACGCCCGGCGTGCCCGAAAGCTTCGTGGCCGGAACCCTGCTCGCGCATTACAACGACCTCCCGGCTGTCCGACGCCTCTTCGAGGACAATCCCGGCGAGGTGGCGGCCATCTTCGTGGAACCCGTGGCCGGCAACATGGGCTGCGTGCTTCCGGGCGAGGGCTGGCACGAGGGGCTGCGCGCGCTCTGCGACGAGTTCGGCGCCCTGCTGGTGTTCGACGAGGTCATCACGGGCTTTCGCGTGGACCTCGGCGGCGCGCAGAAGCGCTTCGGCATCACCCCGGACCTGACCTGCCTGGGCAAGATCATCGGCGGCGGCTTCCCCGTGGGCTGCTACGGCGGCAAGCGGGAGATCATGGAGCGCATCGCGCCCTGCGGCGACGTCTATCAGGCCGGAACCCTTTCCGGAAACCCCGTGGCCATGGCCGCCGGGCTGGCCACCCTGCGGGAGCTGGCCAGGCAGGACTACGCGGCATTGGAGGCCCGGACCCTGGCCTTCGCCACCGAGCTCAAGGCCATCATCGAGTCCAAGGGCCTGCCCGCGACCCTGAACCACATCGCCTCCATCTTCACGCTCTTTTTGGCCGAAGGGCCGGTCACCGACTTCCCCAGCGCCTCCAAGGCGGACGGGAAGGCCTATGCGAGTTTTTACGGACAGATGCGCCAGGCGGGCGTGAACCTCGCGCCGAGCGGGTTCGAATGCGCGTTCACCTCCTTCGCCCATACGGAGGAGGACTACGCCAAAACCCTTGACGCCGCACGGCGGGCGCAACTCTAG
- a CDS encoding riboflavin synthase has translation MFTGLVQGVGTIEAAEARGGETRFRIRARFDLREIVKGESIAVNGVCLTVETFGQGWFTAYASRETLGVTNLGALRTGGLVNLERALALGDRLGGHMVSGHVDCLASVESVSPAGQSREYRLKFPAQFGPLVVDKGSVALDGISLTVNRCGPDWLSVNIIPATQDETTIARWTPGYQANMETDIIGRYVQRMLGAYAGGNSGTGKPEAASGLSEDFLRRHGF, from the coding sequence ATGTTCACAGGACTGGTGCAGGGCGTCGGAACCATCGAGGCCGCCGAGGCGCGCGGCGGGGAAACCCGCTTCCGCATCCGCGCGCGCTTCGACCTTCGCGAGATCGTCAAGGGCGAATCCATTGCCGTGAACGGCGTCTGCCTGACCGTGGAAACCTTCGGGCAGGGCTGGTTCACAGCCTATGCCAGCCGCGAGACCCTGGGCGTGACCAACCTCGGCGCGCTGCGGACCGGGGGACTGGTCAACCTCGAACGCGCCCTGGCCCTGGGCGACAGGCTCGGCGGCCATATGGTCAGCGGCCATGTGGACTGCCTGGCCTCGGTGGAGTCCGTGAGCCCCGCGGGCCAGTCCAGGGAATACCGCCTCAAGTTTCCCGCGCAGTTCGGGCCGCTCGTGGTGGACAAGGGCTCCGTGGCCCTGGACGGCATCAGCCTGACCGTGAACCGCTGCGGCCCGGACTGGCTCAGCGTGAACATCATCCCCGCCACCCAGGACGAGACGACCATTGCGCGCTGGACGCCCGGCTACCAGGCCAACATGGAGACCGACATCATCGGCCGCTATGTCCAGCGCATGCTCGGAGCCTACGCGGGCGGGAATTCGGGCACGGGCAAGCCGGAAGCCGCTTCCGGACTCAGCGAGGACTTCCTGCGCAGGCATGGGTTCTGA
- a CDS encoding substrate-binding periplasmic protein has product MSRFLAALLILACATPTWAGADGIDEVVVVGPSWEGFTNRDGTGLYHEILGKLFALYGIKVVRQYVPSERAYDLVREGRADFMTCHDRVEPPLVLAKNAMYENQFHVFFSRVRFPDWKGQQSMLGSTVVWRIGYYDIRNFQVPFRVKEVKSGAAALGMVVLGRADFYVDDESFIRDSLSKTTLQFDMSEFRIEPVGSRQYMPVFAISERGAKVMDLYDRGMRRLYESGELQRIFAKWNQPLPHYDFAGEGE; this is encoded by the coding sequence ATGAGCAGATTTCTTGCCGCATTACTGATTTTGGCGTGCGCGACTCCAACCTGGGCAGGTGCGGACGGAATCGACGAGGTCGTCGTGGTCGGCCCCTCCTGGGAGGGATTCACCAACCGTGACGGCACCGGGCTTTACCACGAGATTCTCGGAAAGCTTTTCGCGCTCTACGGCATCAAGGTCGTGCGGCAGTACGTGCCTTCCGAGCGGGCCTATGACCTCGTGCGCGAGGGCCGCGCAGACTTCATGACCTGCCACGACCGGGTGGAGCCGCCGCTGGTGCTGGCGAAAAACGCCATGTACGAAAATCAGTTCCACGTCTTCTTCAGCCGGGTGCGCTTTCCGGACTGGAAGGGCCAGCAGAGCATGCTCGGCAGCACGGTCGTCTGGCGCATCGGCTATTACGACATCCGCAATTTCCAGGTTCCCTTCCGCGTCAAGGAGGTCAAGTCCGGGGCTGCGGCTCTGGGCATGGTCGTGCTCGGCCGGGCCGACTTCTACGTGGACGACGAGAGCTTCATCCGCGATTCCCTTTCCAAGACCACGCTCCAATTCGACATGAGCGAGTTCCGCATCGAGCCTGTGGGCAGCCGGCAATACATGCCGGTGTTCGCCATCAGCGAACGCGGAGCCAAGGTCATGGACCTCTACGACCGGGGCATGCGGCGTCTCTACGAGAGCGGGGAACTGCAGCGCATTTTCGCCAAGTGGAACCAGCCGCTGCCGCACTACGACTTTGCCGGAGAGGGCGAGTGA